A stretch of DNA from Hydrogenobacter sp.:
AGATGGCATTGCGGTTAAAGAAAAAGCTTTTGGATATAGCCTTCGGAAACTTCAGCGAGAACGGTGAGTATCTGTCCTTTGTAGAGGAAAACAGCTATTGGCTTGAGAATTACTGCAGGTTTAAGGTTCTCAGAGATAAGTTTAGAAAACCGTGGAATATGTGGGAAAGCGATAACATCAGCGGGCTTGAGATGTATATAAGGAAGGAGAAGTTTTTACAATTTGTGTTTTTCAAGCAGTGGAAAGCCCTTAAAACTTATGCCAACTCAAAAGGGATCAAAGTTATGGGTGATCTTCCCATCTATCCAGCTTTTGACAGTAGTGATGTATGGTCAAACAGGGAGATCTTTAAACTCGGTGAGGATAATACACCTTACGTAGTAGCAGGTGTGCCACCAGACTATTTTAGTCCTACGGGTCAGCTTTGGGGAAATCCAGTTTACAACTGGGATAGGCTTAAAGAGACAGGTTTTAAGTGGTGGGTTGAGAGAATAAGACACAATCTGAAACTTTTTGACCTCTTGAGACTTGACCACTTTAGGGGTTTTGTAGCCTATTATGAAGTGCCAGCTTCTGAAAAAACCGCCATTGCTGGCACGTGGGTAAAAGCTCCAGCGGAAGAGTTTTTTACAAAGTTGAAGGAGGAATTTCCGGATTTTCCCTTCGTTGCGGAGGATCTCGGGCTAATAACACCTGATGTAGAAAAGCTAAGAGACAGTTTTGGCTTTTCTGGTATGAAGGTACTTGTATTTGCCTTTCAAGCCGAAAATCATCCCTTTATGCCCCACAACCACGATAAGAATTTTTTTGTTTACACAAGCACCCATGATAACATGCCGATAAGAGACTGGTACGTGGAAGAGCTTGACGAAAAAGCAAAAGAGAGGCTTCACAGGTATATAGGAAGAAGACTCACTCAAGATGAAGTGAGCGATGTGTTCATAAGATTAGCCTATATGTCTGTAGCTAAAGCCTGTATAATTCCCATGCAGGACCTTTTGAATCTCGGTAAAGAAGCGAGAATGAACACACCGGGTACAAAGGACAAAAACTGGGAGTGGAGGCTAACGAGCTTACCCGATGAAAAAGTAGTTATGAAGTTGAAGGAACTTTGCTTAACTTACGGAAGGTAATTACTCCACCTCCACCTTCTTTACCCGCTCCTTTTTCTTCTCCTCCTTACTCTCTATTCTCTTTTCCACTTGTGAAACTTTGTAATCAAGTAGGGTTTTAAATATCCTAAGCAAGGAAAGTTCAGCTGTATAGAGATTTTTCATAACTTCCCTCCTTATTTCCTTAGGTGGTAAGAGAAGTTCAAAAAGCTTAAAAATACTCCTTCTTAACTCCTCCACTTCTTGCTCCAAGCTTTCAGGTTTGAGTTCCTCCTTCTGTGCCATAGGTTTAAATTTAACGCCTTTTTACTCCTTTATCAAGCTTAGAAACTCCTTTACGGCTTTTTCAAGACCAAAGATAACAGAGTTTGATATTATGGAATGACCCACGTTAAGCTCCTCTACCAAGTCTTTTAGTTCTCTAACAAAGGCAGAGACATTATGGTAAGTAAGACCGTGTCCTGCATAAACCCTAAGTCCGAGATTTTTGGCTTCAATGCTGGCTCTTCTTATTTTCTCTATCTCCTCCTTCACCTGAGAAGCCTTTCCCTCCTTCCAGAGATTTGCGTACTTTCCTGTATGTAGCTCTACAGCATCAGCTCCTGCATCTTTTGATGCGCGCACATGTTCTATTTGCGGTTCAATGAAAAAAGATACTTCAATACCTTCTGCCCTTAGAGGCATTATGTAAGACTTGAGAAATTCCTTCATACCCAAAACATC
This window harbors:
- the pdxJ gene encoding pyridoxine 5'-phosphate synthase gives rise to the protein MRLGVNIDHVATLRQARKTFEPDPVFAALIVQQAGADQITLHLREDRRHIQDRDLELIKELVVIPVNLEMAPTEEMRQIALRIKPNRVTLVPEKRQEITTEGGLDVLGMKEFLKSYIMPLRAEGIEVSFFIEPQIEHVRASKDAGADAVELHTGKYANLWKEGKASQVKEEIEKIRRASIEAKNLGLRVYAGHGLTYHNVSAFVRELKDLVEELNVGHSIISNSVIFGLEKAVKEFLSLIKE
- the malQ gene encoding 4-alpha-glucanotransferase codes for the protein MRLAGILLHVTSLPSPFCIGDLGPQAYNFVDFLANSGQRLWQVLPLNPTCIEYGNSPYFSISLFAGNPLLVSPELLYEEGLISKRDMQSAKIQSDRVNYEMALRLKKKLLDIAFGNFSENGEYLSFVEENSYWLENYCRFKVLRDKFRKPWNMWESDNISGLEMYIRKEKFLQFVFFKQWKALKTYANSKGIKVMGDLPIYPAFDSSDVWSNREIFKLGEDNTPYVVAGVPPDYFSPTGQLWGNPVYNWDRLKETGFKWWVERIRHNLKLFDLLRLDHFRGFVAYYEVPASEKTAIAGTWVKAPAEEFFTKLKEEFPDFPFVAEDLGLITPDVEKLRDSFGFSGMKVLVFAFQAENHPFMPHNHDKNFFVYTSTHDNMPIRDWYVEELDEKAKERLHRYIGRRLTQDEVSDVFIRLAYMSVAKACIIPMQDLLNLGKEARMNTPGTKDKNWEWRLTSLPDEKVVMKLKELCLTYGR